The window GTTGCGGCCGCTCGCTCGTGGCGCATGGGGTAGACCAGCACGGGCGGTAACTCGGGGTCGGCCAGCACCACGGCTGAACCCCAGCAGAAGTACGAGGGCACCAACCGCAGTCCTCTGCCGCCCAGATGCAGGTCCGCGTCGACGGTGGGGTGGTCCGCCTCGAGGACGGGGCTGCGCCAGCGAAGGCCCGGACCCAGGCCGGACAGCATGTCCTCGACTCCTCTTCCCAGCAGGGAACGGGTGCGGAAGACCCGCTCGGCCTCGATGCGGGTGCGAATGGTCGCCTCGTGCGGCGCGATGAGTGCGTCGTAGTACGCCCTCAGCCCTGCGGTCAGCTCGCTCCTGTGCTCAGCGGCGGCCAGCCGAGTCAGTCCGCGCGGAGTCGAGGTCACCACTCTGGTCAGTTGCTCGACTTCGGCCGCGACCCGGGCGGACGGGGTGGCGCGGATGGCTTCGAGACCGGGAGAAAGCCCCTCGCTCGCGGCGGCGGGGGTGAGGAAATCCGGAAAGTAGGCGGCGCGCGGAAACAGTGGCAGCAGCAAATGCCGCACCGTGCGCGCCAGTGCGGGATCGTTCAGCTTTTCGCAGGCGAAGCGCAGCCATGCGGCGTAGGTCCCACGGCCGCGCTTGGTCTGCAGGCGGTGGAGTGAGGCCGCTGTCTCCCACAGGGGATCGGGCTCGGCGGTCAGGCGGGTCCGGCCGAGATCGGGTCCGGAGAAGTGAATGCGGAGCACAGTACTCCTTCACGTGAGGTGCCCGTTTCAACAGAGCTCGAACAAGGTAGCTGCCCGTGAACAGCGGTGGCAATCTCTGTGAAGGTGTGGTTCAACCGGCTTCACAATTAAGTGATTCGGTTGGATTGCGTGTTTCGGTATCGATCGAGAAGGGGAGAAAATGAAGCTGGCCAAGTTCTTTGCTGCCGCGGCTGTGGCTGGAATGTCCATTGCCGGTCTTGCGGTCCCCGCGGGCGCCACGGAGCACAATGGCGTGTGCGAGTCGGGCGAGTTCTGCCTCTGGTACAACCCGAACTATGCGAACGGCATCTGGGACATGTACTACTCGGACCTCAACCTCAACGACAACTACTTCATCGGCAACTCCAGCCAGCGGGTCGGCAACAACTCCGCCTCGGCCAAGAATCTGGACTCCCTGCGGTGGTACGTCTACTTCGGGACGAACAAGACCGGTACGTCCGGCTGGTACGACTCCGGTGAGGCCAACTCGCAGATGACGAACTTCCGGAACCAGATCGAGTCCGCCTCGTACTGATCCCCGGCCCGGCCGGCCGGCGGGGCTCGCAAGCCACGTCGGCCGGCCGGGGTGCACGCACCCACCCCTGGAGCCTGGAGACAGCCATGTTCGCACCCGGGCGCAGAAAGCCCGCGCGCCTCCCGTCCGCTGCCGCTGCCCTCCTCGTGGCCTGCGTCCTTGCAGGTTGCTCGGCCGGTGCGGGGCAGTCCGGGAAGCATCTCGAAAACCCCGCGGCGCAGTCCCTCCGTATCCCCACGGCCGTGGAAGCCGCTCGCATGGAGGTGCCGTTGGCCCGTTACACCGTCGGCCTGGCCGACGGCCGCGCCATCAACGCGGCCGAGAGCCGCCTCGTCGCGCAGTGCGCGGCGCGCTACGGCCTCACCTTGGCACCCGAGCGGCGGGACGGCGGCGCGGAGCCCGGCACCAGTGTGGAGCGCCGGTACGGGATAACCGACCGGAAACTGGCCGCGGTGAGCGGGTACGGAATGGGCGACAAGCCCGCGAAACGGAGCGCCGAACCACATACGAAGATCCCCGAATATCTCCGGACGGCAATTCTTTCCGGCCGCGGACCGGCCACCGTGAACGGCCGCAAGGTGCCGGACCAGGGGTGCAGCGGAGAAGCCCGCGAAACGCTTGCGAAAAGAGCGGCTCCCAGTCGCGACCAAAATCTTGCCCTCAGCCTCATGGACGAGAGTTTCTATGTGTCACAACGCGACCCCCGGGTGCGGAAAGTGATTTCCGGATGGTCGGCCTGCATGCAGCGCAGTGGTTACGACTACAACGATCCGCTGGACGCGGCAGGAGATACCCGTTTTGGTACCGGAAAGACCCGGCTGGAGCGCGATGTGGCATTGGCGGACATTGACTGCAAGGAAGCGGTGAATCTCACCGGCATCTGGTTCGCGGTGGAGTCCGAATATCAACAGGGACAGCTCGCCGAGAACCGGGCACAGCTCGAGGACGCCTCTCGAGCGGGTCGGGCACGGGTCGTCGCCGCACGAGGGATTCTCGATCGGGCCGGGAGCTGAAGGGGGTCGCCTGGTCCGCTGGGTCGACCCCGCCCGAAGCCGTACCGAGTTCGTCGTGGCCACGGTCAGGTCGTGGGACCGACCGCTCTCGTGTCGCGTACCGTTCAGTTACCGCGTGGCGTCACTCGACTGTGCGCCCTCTTCGGCAGACGTTCCGTCGCCGACGAACAAGGAAACCGGGCCGACTCAGCACAGCTCCGACAACGCGCGGGTCAGCGGCTCCAGCACGGCCGGTGTGTACGGCGGACGCAAGTAGACGATCGCGAGCTCCGCGCCTGCCGCGTGGCGAGCCGCGGCTGTTGCGGCCGGTCGCTGCCAGGTCGCCGGTGAACTGCACTTGGCCGGACAGCAGGATCTCCGCCGGGTCACGACCGACGTCCGTACGGTGCTGATGCAGCACGTCCCGCGCCCCGCCGAACCGTTCTGGTGTGCCACTGTCGAAGTTCCAGTGCTGGGCGAATCGGGCCGCGGTGCGGAGTCTGCGTTTCTCCCCACTGCCGCCGATGCAGATCGGCGGGTGCGGCTGCTGCACAGGCTTGGGGTTGCATCGCGCGTCGGTCAGTTCGTAGCAACTGCCTTTGAAAGTGATGGTCTCCTGCGGCGACAGCAGTCCGATGAGCACCTCGCAGGCCTCTTCGAACGGGTCGCTGCGCTGCCACCCAGCTCGATGCCGTAGGCGCCGGAAGACTTCCTGCTCGTTCCAGCCGGCACCGAGGCCGAGCGCCAGTCGTCCGCCGGAGAAGATGTACGCGGGCGCGGATCTGCTTGTGGGACTTGTTGTGGGCCTGTTTCCAGCTGGGCAGTTCTACGCCTTTGCGGCGGCGGTAAGGCATCACGCGCCCGGTGCCCGGATAGCCGCCGTCGGCGATCCTTGTGGTCTTGCCGACGGCAGCCTTCGCGCCGGACTCCTTCCACGCCTTGCAGTCGTTGCGGTTGCCCGGCAGGGGTCGGTCGACCACCACGACGAGCCGGGTGTCGGCGGCGATGACGACCTGGTGGTTTGTGGAGTACCGATAGTTCTTGGACCGCTCGGCGATGGTGTGGTCGCGGGTGGGTGCCAGGGGCCTCCACGATGAGCACGGTATCCTTGCGGAACCGTTTGCGCGGCTGGAGCGCGAGAGATGGGCCGAGGTGGTCGATGATGCGTTCGACCGCGGACTGCGAGCTACTGAAGAGCGGAGCGAGTTGGCGCGTCGTCAAGTTCGTTCGCCAGTAGCCCGCCACGAGCAGCACCCGGCCCTCCAGCGGATGAGCTCACAGGCGCCCCTTCGGACCGGATCTGCAGCTTAACGGCGCAACGTGGTCACCGGCATACCGAAAGGACGCAGGCTGAGCTCGGTGAACGAGGCTATCCAGACAACTCAGGGCCGCAGCGCGTCAAGTTCGGCCGCGGTCAGGCGACTTTGTTGTCGAACGCGGACTCCTCGATCTGAGGTGCCCGGCGAGGGCGAATGCGGCCGGAACACCACGACTGACGACCTCTGAATGGACCTGGCTGCTTGGCGGCAATAGACGGAACACCATTGAGGAGGGCGTTCTCGGTGGGGCGGGATCAATTGTCCCGCAGCCTCCGCATCGCCGGCGGCGGTACCGTGCGACGCGTCTGCAGGCAGCGGACCAGGCCGAACTGCCTGCCTGGAGAGCGGAACACAACACCTCCCGCCTCCGCGCACAGGAAGAGTTGCCGTACGGGGCCCGACGACGACGGACGGGGGCGGCTGAGGCTGGGTGATTCGTGGCACCGGCGGTGTTCGGCGAGGTGGTGTTCGACGGGGATGAACTGGCCTGGCCTGGCCAGGCCGAGGTCTGGCCGCAGTAGCTGTTCCAGCCTCGGTCGTGCTGCTGTCTGATCTGACCAGGTAGATCACGACAGCTACGTACACGATTCCACTGCCGCTCGGGTGATCTTCGACTACGACACGAGCGGCTCGCGATCATCAGTTCGGCGGCGTTGAAGAATAGCTCTACCCGTGCCTATGGGCGATGTGACACGCATGCAAGTTGAGCACACCCACGATATGCGCGCAATTGCGGTGTGTTTACTTCAAGTTCCGCAAGGAAGGTCCTCTGGTGAGTCGCAAAACCATCCGTAATTCCCGGCTGAAAACAACCACGTTGGTATCGGCGAGCACACTTGCCGTAGTGCTCAACGTTGTTCCGAGCACGGCGGCCATGGCCGACGCGATCCACAGATCTGGTACCGAGCACAGCTTCGGACTACCTGGCCCGAACGGAGCCATTTCCGCTGACCGGGACCGGGACCGGGACCGTGGCAAGGACAAGGACAAGGACAAGCACCGTGGGCCGAAGGGAGACCGAGGAGAGAGGGGTCCGCAGGGTCCGCAGGGTACCCAGGGCGGTACGGGTGTGCAGGGTCCGCAGGGCACTCAGGGTGATACCGGTCTGCAGGGTGGTGCGGGTGTGCAGGGTCCGCAGGGCACTCAGGGTGATTCCGGTCTGCAGGGTGGTGCGGGTGTGCAGGGTCCGCAGGGTACCCAGGGTGATACCGGCGTCGGGGTGCAAGGCCCTCAGGGTGATTCCGGTCTGCAGGGTGGTGCGGGTGTGCAGGGTCCGCAGGGCACTCAGGGTGATTCCGGTCTGCAGGGTGGTGCGGGTGTGCAGGGTCCGCAGGGCACTCAGGGTGATACCGGTCTGCAGGGTACCCAGGGTGATACCGGCGTCGGGGTGCAAGGACCTCAGGGTGATACCGGTCTGCAGGGTGGTACGGGTGTCCAGGGTCCGCAGGGTGACACGGGGGTTGGTGTGCAAGGCCCGCAGGGCACTCAGGGTGATTCCGGTCTGCAGGGTGGTACGGGTGTCCAGGGTCCGCAGGGCACTCAGGGTGATACCGGTCTGCAGGGTACCCAGGGCGATACCGGCGTCGGGGTGCAAGGACCTCAGGGTGATTCCGGTCTGCAGGGTGGTACGGGTGTGCAGGGTCCGCAGGGTACCCAGGGTGATACCGGCGTCGGGGTGCAAGGACCTCAGGGTGATTCCGGTCTGCAGGGTGGTGCGGGTGTCCAGGGTCCGCAGGGCACTCAGGGTGATACCGGCGTCGGGGTGCAAGGACCTCAGGGTGATTCCGGTCTGCAGGGTGGTGCGGGTGTGCAGGGTCCGCAGGGCACTCAGGGTGATTCCGGTCTGCAGGGTGGTGCGGGTGTGCAGGGTCCGCAGGGTACCCAGGGTGATACCGGCGTCGGGGTGCAAGGACCTCAGGGTGATTCCGGTCTGCAGGGTGGTGCGGGTGTCCAGGGTCCGCAGGGCACTCAGGGTGATACCGGTCTGCAGGGTACCCAGGGTGATACCGGCGTCGGGGTGCAAGGACCTCAGGGTGATACCGGTCTGCAGGGTGGTACGGGTGTCCAGGGTCCGCAGGGTGACACGGGGGTTGGTGTGCAAGGCCCGCAGGGCACTCAAGGTGATTCCGGTCTGCAGGGTGGTACGGGTGTCCAGGGTCCGCAGGGCACTCAGGGTGATACCGGTCTGCAGGGTACCCAGGGCGATACCGGCGTCGGGGTGCAAGGACCTCAGGGTGATTCCGGTCTGCAGGGTGGCACGGGTGTCCAGGGTCCGCAGGGCACTCCGGGTGATACCGGTCTGCAGGGCGGTACGGGTGTCCAGGGTCCGCAGGGCACTCAGGGTGATTCCGGTCTGCAGGGTGGCACGGGTGTCCAGGGTCCGCAGGGTACCCAGGGCGATACCGGCGTCGGGGTGCAAGGACCTCAGGGTGATACCGGTCTGCAGGGTGGCACGGGTGTCCAGGGTCCGCAGGGTGACACGGGGGTTGGTGTGCAAGGCCCGCAGGGTGACCCGGCGGCCGCTGGCACCTTTTACGTCACGGTCGCCGACACCGCCACCCCTAATCTGTCGACCGCTTCCTGTGCTCCCGGCGACATCGCCGTCGGCGGCGGCTGGGACACCTCAGTCGATACGGTCGTCAACTATGATGGGCCAATCCCCGCCACGGAGGGTGCCGCACCCACTGGGTGGCAGGTCACGAGTGACTCAGGGGTCCCTCTCACTGCCTACGCGATCTGCTCAGGCACACCGTAGCCACGTGTGAGCGACGACGTGGGGAGCACGACCGCTTCACCCGCGGATGAGTGACGGTGCCCTGGGGCCTTCGGCTTTTGCGGGCACCGTCAGCATGTCCCGCGAGTCGGGTCAGCGGCGTAGCGGGCCTTTGGTCCGTTCGATGACCCATCTGCGACGGCCGAGCCGTTGGCTGGACTCGATGCCATTGCGGGCGATGCGGACTCCGATCCGCTTGTCGCCGTCCGGCCCCACGTCCTCCTGTCTGCCGACTTCCAGGTCGACCCGGAGCGATACGTAGCGCCGGCCACGGCAGAGGGCGATGGACCGCGTCCTCGGCCGGTCAGTCCTTGCTGTCTTCTGCCGCCGCGGATTCCGCTACGGCGGCGGCCGATTCGGCGGCATCCACGAGTTGTTTCATGTGGGTGACCTCTGCGGGGCCGGTGGTCACGGGACGGTCGGCGCTTCCGCTGCCCTTCTCGTCACCGCCCTGACTGCAGCCGGTGACGGCAGTGAGAAGCAGGAGGGCGGCCGCGACAGCGGTGGCGGTGCTGCGGGCCATCAGTTCTTGCTCCCGTTGTTGTCGGCCTTGCACCAGGTCTTGACCGCGGTCAGGTCCTTCCGGCGCTTCTCGAGGGTGGGAACGAGGGAGCGGCGGAAGGTGAGCTTGTCGTTGAGGTAGGTCTCGATCTCGGTGTGACCGGCTGTCTTTGCGTTTTCCACCCGCTTCGCCAGCCGGGCGATGGAGCCGCGCCGTGTCGCGTCCGCGCCGAGGCGGTTCAGGGCCCGTTCGAGACGCTTCTCGATCTTCGGTACCCGCTTGCACAGTACCTGCGCTCCGTCTCCGGTCGGCGTGGCGTTCGGCGCAGGCGTTCCCCCGCCGGCCGAGGCCGTGCCTGCGGCGGCGAGCAGTGCGCTGACAGCGGTGAGAGCCAGGGCAGCGGTCTTGGCGGTCCTCATGACGGTGTCTCCTCCGGAAGCGGGCGCAGGGCCCACGTGCCTGCGCATGCGGAGAAGTTAGGAGCCATCCTTGTGGAAACCTTGTGGGCGCTCGGCGGTTGTGATCAGCCAGTCCCGCTCGGCCGGCAAGGGGATCGCGGTCTGCCTGCTGTCTCGCACGGGGAGCCGGACCTCGATCCGCGTGCCCCGGTCGCCAGGGCAGTCCTGAATCCGGACGTGGCCTGTGTGAAGGGCGGTCTGTTGCGCGACCAGGGTCAGGCCGAGTCCGGAGCCGGGGCTGTCAGGTCCGCGCTCGAAGCGATGGAACACGGCGTCACGCTGCGAAGGAAGGATGCCGGGGCCACGGTCGTCGATCGTCAGCACGGCGGTCGATCCCGGGGGGTGTCCGCCCGCTCGAAGGCCCAGTTCCACTCGTGCGCGTCCGTCCCTGCTCCGTCCGTGAATCAGGGCATTGGCCAGGAGGTTGTCGATGATGGTTCGCACCCCGGGCTCCCAGGCGTGCACAATGAGACGCGGCATGACCGGCACAGTGATCTCCGCCGTGGGGTGCCTGCGCCTGGCATCGGCCGCGGAGGCGTCGATCACTTCGGTGAGGTCCACCGGACCGAAGGCCTCGGCCTCGACCAGGTCGCCCCGTCCGAGTTCCCTGAGCATCACCAGCAGGCCCAGCAGCCGAGCGTGCTCGGCCTGGAGATCTCCCAGGACCTCGTCCTGGTCCGCCGATGCGAGGTCGGGATGCTGCGCGAGGATCTCCAGGTTCGTCTGCATGCTCATCAGA is drawn from Streptomyces sp. NBC_01717 and contains these coding sequences:
- a CDS encoding winged helix-turn-helix transcriptional regulator, with protein sequence MLRIHFSGPDLGRTRLTAEPDPLWETAASLHRLQTKRGRGTYAAWLRFACEKLNDPALARTVRHLLLPLFPRAAYFPDFLTPAAASEGLSPGLEAIRATPSARVAAEVEQLTRVVTSTPRGLTRLAAAEHRSELTAGLRAYYDALIAPHEATIRTRIEAERVFRTRSLLGRGVEDMLSGLGPGLRWRSPVLEADHPTVDADLHLGGRGLRLVPSYFCWGSAVVLADPELPPVLVYPMRHERAAATADIADADAVPLTTLLGRTRALVLRASATGATGSELARSLGISPGTVTFHTKALRDSQLIASVRYATSVLHTLTPLGLALLAANATRTRANSGGRRPSRPAAGMDLDHE
- a CDS encoding peptidase inhibitor family I36 protein; the encoded protein is MKLAKFFAAAAVAGMSIAGLAVPAGATEHNGVCESGEFCLWYNPNYANGIWDMYYSDLNLNDNYFIGNSSQRVGNNSASAKNLDSLRWYVYFGTNKTGTSGWYDSGEANSQMTNFRNQIESASY
- a CDS encoding LLM class flavin-dependent oxidoreductase, producing MFSGGRLALGLGAGWNEQEVFRRLRHRAGWQRSDPFEEACEVLIGLLSPQETITFKGSCYELTDARCNPKPVQQPHPPICIGGSGEKRRLRTAARFAQHWNFDSGTPERFGGARDVLHQHRTDVGRDPAEILLSGQVQFTGDLAATGRNSRGSPRGRRGARDRLLASAVHTGRAGAADPRVVGAVLSRPGFLVRRRRNVCRRGRTVE